In the genome of Paenibacillus pabuli, one region contains:
- a CDS encoding alpha/beta hydrolase, which produces MTNKVVLEAAAKQFAEATANPPYLFDHGPVKGREVVDQVQSGAVNKLPVDIEELTINGGPKGSVSLTIVRPQNAPSVLPVILYTHGAGWVFGNAHTHDRLVRELAVGSQSAVVFTNYSLSPEDRYPVAIEEVYAALGWVAENGSEYGLDTDHIVVAGDSVGGNMSAAITLMAKDRKGPKIHKQLLFYPVTDASFDTDSYRQFAEGYFLRRDGMQWFWDQYTTDPDQRKEIYASPLQATTEQLAGLPEALVITGEADVLRDEGEAYANKLREAGVRVTAVRFQGIIHDFVMLNDLAETAAARGALLLANAWIQA; this is translated from the coding sequence ATGACAAATAAAGTCGTACTCGAAGCAGCTGCTAAACAATTTGCGGAAGCGACAGCCAACCCTCCCTATTTGTTTGATCATGGCCCGGTGAAAGGCCGTGAAGTCGTCGATCAAGTCCAATCCGGTGCTGTGAATAAATTGCCAGTTGATATAGAAGAATTGACTATTAACGGCGGGCCTAAGGGTAGCGTGTCTCTTACCATTGTCCGCCCGCAAAATGCACCGAGTGTGCTTCCGGTTATTCTGTACACACACGGAGCCGGCTGGGTATTCGGTAACGCACATACGCATGATCGATTGGTCCGTGAATTGGCCGTTGGTTCCCAGTCTGCAGTTGTGTTCACGAATTACAGTTTATCTCCCGAGGATCGCTATCCGGTAGCAATCGAAGAAGTATACGCTGCACTCGGCTGGGTGGCTGAGAACGGCAGCGAATACGGATTGGATACGGACCATATTGTAGTAGCCGGTGACAGCGTCGGTGGTAACATGAGCGCAGCAATTACGTTGATGGCCAAAGACCGTAAAGGACCGAAAATTCACAAACAATTGTTGTTCTACCCGGTAACAGACGCTTCTTTCGATACCGATTCCTATAGACAATTTGCCGAAGGATACTTTTTGCGTCGTGACGGCATGCAATGGTTCTGGGATCAATATACGACGGACCCGGATCAGAGAAAAGAAATTTACGCGTCTCCTCTGCAAGCGACAACCGAGCAATTGGCAGGACTTCCTGAAGCTCTGGTCATTACAGGCGAGGCTGATGTATTGCGGGACGAGGGTGAGGCGTACGCCAATAAACTACGGGAAGCCGGCGTTAGAGTAACGGCAGTTCGCTTCCAAGGCATCATCCATGACTTCGTAATGCTAAACGATTTGGCTGAAACCGCAGCTGCTCGCGGAGCCCTTCTGCTTGCTAACGCCTGGATTCAGGCATAA
- a CDS encoding Type 1 glutamine amidotransferase-like domain-containing protein, with translation MKTHYYFSWFNDFFPEKLVKLLHEDITDRKSLVMISADPSGYTGEQINFDDISEWTWLNQANIIFEEYHFIDYRMEKADAQRIIQNASVIFLCGGYPVLQSDFLAEYELLDVIKNSKAVIMGASAGSLNMAAKWLSLNNTDEVETSTIYEGIGFDPFAYESHSQRDYTTFVQGYLFPLSEEIDVYAAEQESAIRVKDGKIETMGPVYLISHSKIQKLVETLGL, from the coding sequence TTGAAGACTCACTACTATTTCAGTTGGTTTAATGATTTTTTTCCAGAGAAGCTGGTCAAATTGTTGCATGAGGATATAACAGACAGAAAATCGCTTGTTATGATTAGCGCTGATCCGTCTGGTTATACAGGTGAGCAAATTAATTTTGATGATATATCTGAATGGACATGGTTGAATCAGGCTAACATTATTTTTGAGGAATATCATTTCATTGATTACCGCATGGAGAAGGCAGATGCCCAGCGAATCATTCAGAACGCTTCTGTCATTTTTTTATGCGGTGGATATCCTGTTTTGCAGAGCGATTTTTTGGCGGAATATGAATTATTGGATGTTATTAAGAACAGCAAAGCCGTTATAATGGGTGCCAGCGCTGGCTCGTTAAACATGGCTGCCAAATGGTTAAGCTTGAATAACACGGATGAAGTTGAAACAAGCACTATTTATGAGGGTATTGGCTTTGATCCTTTTGCCTATGAATCTCATTCTCAACGCGACTACACGACGTTTGTTCAAGGCTACCTGTTCCCCTTGTCTGAAGAGATTGATGTTTATGCTGCAGAACAGGAGAGCGCTATACGTGTAAAGGATGGCAAAATAGAAACAATGGGTCCTGTATATTTAATTTCCCACTCCAAGATTCAGAAATTGGTTGAGACACTAGGGCTCTAG